TTATGGACTAAAACAGTCTCCTCGTGCATGGTATGCTCGGCTCAGTACCCGTCTTCTCGAGTTGGGTTTCGTCTCCTCCAAAGCAGATACTTCTCTGTTTTTCTTTCGCTATCGTGATGTTCAGATCTATATGCttgtctatgtggatgacattgtcatTGTCGGATCTTCTCCACATGCTGTTGATGGTCTTGTCCATGCCCTCGCGGCCAGTTTTCCTATCAACGATCTTGGGCCGTTGGAGTATTTTCTTGGTCTGGAAGCGTCATACAATTCAAGGGGGATGACGTTAACTCAACGGAAGTATGCCTTGGATCTTTTGCATCGTGTGAGTCATCCTTCGAATAATATTGTTCAAAACATTGTTAGGAATAATGATTTTGTGTGTTCTTCTGAACGTCAGGCTtccgtgtgtgatgcttgtcagcgtgCTAAAAGTCGACAATTGCCTTATAATTTATCACATCATGTTTCCACTATGCCTCTTGAGTTAATTCATTCTGATGTTTGGGGGCCTGCTATTGCCTCTTCCGGAGGCTATAAGTATTATGTGAGTTTTGTTGACGATTATTCTCGCTTCTCTTGGATTTATCTCCTTAAGCACAAGTCTGACGTTGAGCAAGTCTTTtatgctctgataccaagtttgagAATAGGGTTTAGGGTTTCCCGTGGGGTAAAACCTCTCCACGTCTTTCTATATATAACAATCAGCATATACAATTACATACGTACAAAGTACGTGTACACGACACGCTAGACCTATTTTAACACTCTTCCTCGCTGACAATGCTACCTCGTAGAAGCTCAGGGGTATATGAACTTAACACAATTAAAAAAAAATGTGGTGTGACGTTTGAGTCAGGTGTCACATGTGTATGAAAAttgacaagtactccctccgtaaactaatataagagcgtttagaatactaaaatagtgatctaaacgcttttatattagtttacagagggagtacacaacAAATATTTGAATatgagtactccctccatttttatttactccacatattagtTTTGATTAAAGTCAAACGTTGTAAAGTTTAACCAAGTTTGTAGAAAGCAATACGGACATTTACATTACAAGTCTGTCTGAtatgaaaatattttcaatgatgaatctaatggtattgatttggtattgtatatgttaatatttttctctataaacttggcccaagtttgtaaagtttgacttcaaacaaagctaacatgcggagtaaataaaaatggatgaagtattaattaagagtgattGTATCTCAGTCCACCAAGGATCAGACACTAGGATTGACTATGTGTCACATGGGCAGATTATTCTTCCAGCAGGAGGCAACATTTTCGTTGATAGTGAGTGTTCTGTGAAACTGTTGGTGTGATAGTATCCGTATTTGTGTGTGTACATTGTGCTCGGTATGTACAAGGTGTCTCTGTAAAAGAGGCCCGCGCATACAGCACATCTCTAATATCTTCCAATCAAACACTATGCCATCTCATTGTGGCACATTCAAGTCCCAACGAGGATGAGACAATTTCTATGTCGGCTGGCCCGACATTCATTACCAACCGCTGACGTCTTACAACACAACAAATATGGCAAGGGAGAGTCGTTGTGCGGTGTGCGGGGAAGGGATTCTTGACGCCATTTCTCTAATCGAGTGTGCGGGGAAGGGATTCTTGGCGCCATTCTTTGATCGGGTGTATGATGGCGCATTGCGTGTGGTCATTGGTTGGCAGGGAGGTATCCGAGCATATGAACAAGATGTGACACCCATCCGCCAAGTTGTGGCTTTTTGCGATGATTGAATCTCATCTCATCAAGATCTGATGAAGATATGTGTGACGCTTTTGGGCCATCTAGTATGCAAGGTGGAAGGTGATACACAAGGAAGGATTTCAGAGCCCTCCACTGACGTATGCCTTTGTGCATAACTTTCTATCCAGGAAGCTACAATCAGCAGAGCCCGTAAAAGGTCTCGGCTGTGGTCCGGCCATAAGCGGCGCGGGCGAATTGGGATaagttttggtataaacttcttgcaaaccggagattctctcaacaagcctcgtggtttcgagagggaacgtgtcacctttgtgtgggaaacgatatacgctgcctccccctgattttctttacagaggcaacatagaactatatgagtgccctgttaaattttgaaattattccggaTTCGTTGGCCCTTTTTTATACACTAGCAAAACATGCCCATGCGTCGCACCGATGGATACCACCTCGAGGAATGTTGGTGCTGCAGTCTGGAAGAATGAACGATGGATGCGGTTTGCGGCAGCTGCGCGCGCGACGAGCAAGGGCAATATCCTAGGAGCCTCGGCCTTGCATTTGTGTTTCAGGGAGTCGACGACCCCAAAACGCTGGAGGCGATCGCTTGCCGTGAATCTATGACGTTGGCGAGTGACTTGAACCTGACTATGTTATGCGAGGTGACAGACTGCTTGTCTGTACGTAGTAGTCCCAAACCTACAGGGAGATGGACTGGTCAGGTGATTCTGGAAACGAAGGCTCTGGCGAGAGCCTCCCCTTCTGTTCAATTTCGCCACGAGACGAGGGAATGCAACATGGAAGCACACTTTCTCGCGCGCTTCGCCGTGTCTCGTCTTGTGTCCAGCCGGGATACAGATACCTGGAGAACGCTCGTTCTGTAAGATCATATATatccaaaataaaaaaaaatatgcCGCAGCGTCGTATCATTTTATCATTATCGTGTCAACCTCACTGCCTGGAACTTACATACCACTGAAGATACAACTGCAAGTAGCCCATCGGGTGATGATAAATAAGCTCATCAAGCCAAGGGAGAATAACCAGCACGGACCTCGTGACCACAACAAATGAGCAAGCAATTACCACCACTGAAAAATACACCATACATTCCAATTCTGAACCCAGAGAGCGCACACACAAACATTGTCTATCTTGATCTTCTGTTGCCAATTCACGCGTATTATTACTCAAGACCccccaaaaaatcatcaaaaatgatTACATCGAGGCATGATTACAACATGAACACCACACAGGCTACAACTACAACCCTAATGTCCTATGTGCTGGCAACAATCAGGAACATTAGCTATACCTACAGCTAACCCTAAACAATTTGCTACAAAGGGATCACCACATTTCCCCCGAAAATAAGCATACACATATCCCGTTGCAATCATTACCGCAGGGACGTTCTTTACATCGATACTTTACACGACTGTTTGCCCATCCTTCTTCAATACGAAAACATGTTTAATGATTCCTTTCCATTAGGCCTCGGTAGTGGACTGGGCTGCGGGTACGCGATTGAAAAATGCATGCCGTTCGGTGTATTATGAGCTGAAGAACCAGAACTAGACTTATAACTCGTCGGTGGAGGGGACAAGCTATGGGTATCCAAGGAGGTTGGAGCCATCAAACGATGACCCAATGACCCAGAACATCTAGAGCTGCTTGTTTCACTGGTCAGAGAAGATAATAAAACAATAACAAGGTCAAGATCCGTAACAGTGCAAACCTTTCATGAACAGATCAAACACCAAATTACAGACAGAGAAGTGTGAAGAAAGTACACACCCATTTGTATTTGTCTGTTTCCCTCTCACACAAGGCTCGGTCTTCCAGGACTTCTTTTCTCTTGAACAGTGTCCAGCATCCTGGCATTAACATTCAAAGTCATGAATGTCCACGCAAATATCAAAACTCAAGTGGATGCATTAACTGAGGGAAGCTTACTGGGGATTTGTTTCCTGCAGGAGAATGTACAGAAACGTGCTGGCTGAAGTGGTTTGAATTTTGGATGAATGGGTGTTCAAGCAGCTTGCTTGCTGTAGGTCTCTCAGACGGGATTCTCTTGAAGCAGCCTTTCAGAAAATCCTTCCCATCTGATGATAAATTATCTGGAATTGGTGGGTCTTTATTCAACACCTTAAACATTGCAGCTGGCTGTTGCACCACAGAAAAGCAGATTCCGTGCTTCAGAATcccaagacagggaagggaaataCCCAAATGTTGACATAGTcgctccgtttttatttagtccgcatgttaactttgactgaagtcaaactttataaagtttgaccaagttcatAGCAAATAATATGAACATTTACAGCAAAAAATGAATATGGTGCGAAAATATATtcaatgatgaatctaatggtattgatttcgtattgtatatgttaatatttttctctataaacttggtcaaagtttgtaaagtttgacttcagaAAAAGCTAATAAGCGGGGTAAataaaaaacggagggagtatattacttCTCCATTAGCAATTTTATTTAGGCCAATGTGCCAATATGTGGCAATTATCATCATTCATATACAAAACTAACTAATGAGAAGCAAGCTACCCTAATTACATAAATCCAACTCATACAACATATCCTGATTTTACAAAACGGAGAAAGGCTTGAATTATTTACCCCTTCAAGACCACTCCAAGGAGGCTTGCCAGTGAACATCTCAATAATTGTACAACCGAGGCTCCAGATATCAACGGCAAGATCATAGCCTACATCTTTGACAAGTGTAGCCTGGACAACCTGAGATACAAATGTGCAAGTGTGACTGTGTCATATAGCAATGACCGATGAGATGCAGCTTACAGCTCTATGAAACAAACCAAAAGGCAAAACCAAAGAATTTGTAAATCTAAATGCCAACTTAGCAGTATGCCCAATGATGTGACTCTACTGTAAAATATCCATTCAAACTAAATGATTTCATATCAAGCAAGATTGCAAACCAAAATGCTATCAGGTTTAGAAGAAAGAAAGTCCACTTTTCAATCTTGAACTACTGCACAAGACACAAGTTCACATTTCACTTTGAACCTGTAAACTGCTTATTTCAACCATAAATTGTGAAATCGGTGTTTTTTTCACCCCTTTAAGGTAGTTCAGGGTTCAAGACTGGAAATAAACGGTTTACGAATTTAAGGTTGAAACGTGAACTTCTGTAGTTTAGGGATGTTAAGTGGATGTTCTTTCTTAATTTCAAGACATATAAAGTTAGTAAAGGTCGTCACAAAATCTAATCTATGTGGGATGATAAGCATCCCCTGAGCATATGTTCACATGTTTAAGTTATCGGCATGattttatggaaattataataccTTAGGCAGGCTGAATGTTCGAGAAATCAGCTCTCTTAGGTGCTGTAGCAAACACATTGCATGAAAATAAAGTTCCATTAAATGCATGAATCGCTTTTGAGAATTTGGAACATCTGCTTTTCTTGCCTGAGCGCCATGTCCACAAGAAGACTACATGAAATGGATGTAAGCATTTTTGGTGGGCTACACACAGTTTCTCTGCTTGAGAAGTCATTATTTTACATTGCGCAAATGCAGTTCAAACCTTAAATGTGAAAATTATTGGCATGGCTAGACAGGATAGGTATCAACCACTTGGTCAAACCTAATCAGAGAACCGAACTCACACCATCTCAAGTGCTTTACTCCCAAAATCATCCACCTGCAGGTATTAACGATTGAGACCTTGCCATGGCCTCAATGCAGGCCCAGGGGAATATGCTGTAAATACCTTGCTGGCATTGTCAGTGTGACATCCACCTCTAGCAGTCTAGACTCAAGAGTTAAGACCTTATCAAGgtgttttttttcgagaaaacgcatgAGAGCGTGCGTTTCATTGCATTGTAAAGAGGGAGAGTTTGGTTACATTCCTCCTAGGAGGCTGTAAATACCTTGCTGGCATTATCAAGGTGTTTTCACATGCCATCATGCGCAATGAGACGATGACTGCACTAAAGCGTCATTCCTTTAGGAGTCAAGCTTCATGGTTCAGTAAGAATTCAGTTTCAGCAGCAAGCTTTCGACAAGTTTCCTGTATCAACAAACTCAGGTTTCAGGTTTCACAAGAACTGAGCGCTAGCTCGGTGGCTAGAGTTTACGGTGGTAAACTCGCCGACCAGCGTTCGAACCTGTGGGGTGCTATCTGCGTGAAATCCGCAGAAAGGTCTCATCTTCTATCTAACAACGTGCAGTTAAGGGAGGGGTCCGTTCCCCTTTAACCACGTTTTTGGTTTCAGGTTTTGCTACTGTGTTACAAGAATGTTTCAGGCTTCAGAACAAAGTTCTAACACATGGGTTTCAAAACCTACAACAGGGTAGCAAGTTCATGTGGATTTCAGCAAGTTTCAGATCCCTGGAATTGAGCTATCATGTAGTTTTCAGAAAGTTTTGACAAAGTTTCAGGAGGTTTTGAGCTAGTTTCAGTTAATTACTCACAAGGAAACAGTAGGGTAGGCCCCTGCGGTTAAATTTCTCTTAAGAGAAAGTATTTACAGCCTATTTACAAGGGTGAAGCTGCATATCGACCGCGGTGACCTCAAGACTGAGGGTGTTTGAAAGAAGCAAAAAAGCATACTACATCATAACAGAAGCTCCATTAAGAGTGACTATCTACACAGCCATGGTGGTTCCCAAATCTTTCCATGAATATGCAGGAGAGCTGCACGTGAATATATTAAGCAAGAAAGAGTTTACAATGACCCGATATATGAAAACGACCTCCCTTACACAGAACCTAGAGAGAGGAAACTACAGAGACAAAAAAGACGACCTCCTCACTAAACAGAAGATTTTATCCATCAGACTCTTAGCGGCTCCGACAACCATCAACAACCTATACTTATCCTTGATATTGCCGTATGTGTTGAAGGTTGTGGAACTCGTGATTGAAGATTCCACCATTGAGTTCCTTCTGAATCCTCCTGGTGGTGCCCAAATCTGACTCAGAAGAGGCAGTAGCAATTGCGATCCAGCATCAAAGGGAAGTGTGAAGGAGACACAGGTAAAGGTGGATGGAGTGTGATGCCGTCACCATCATCCTTTATTTCTTGGAAACAACATCACGACATCCAACACGAGGTATGGAGTAGGCGTGTCAATTCTACATGGCAAAGGAAAGGCAGCGAGGGTGCCGGAACCGAACCGAGTGCTGCATTGCCACTGACTTTGGAGTTGTGGGTAGCCACTAGTTTTGGGAGTGGGATGAATGTATATAGGACAAATCCCATTGTTGGGTGGATCAAACAAACCTTGTTGAAATGCCCAGTTGGGTGGGACTACCAAAGGATCACCTTCCAATAGTTTTGTTCTAAACGAAATGTGAAACTGATGGAACAATTCAAGGCCCCTAGATGTGTTTTTGGTATGCAAAAAGGTGATTCTAGCTCCAACTGAAGAAGTGTGAGAGTGGGGGTAGCCCTATTTGGTCTAACAGACCCAGCTACAACCTGGAAGCTTTCGATGAGCACGAGCCTCGCCAAAACAGGCTTAACTGCTTTATATGTGTTCCTGAGTAGTGCAGTGGACTAATGCATTACATGGTATCCAACAGAAACTGTGATGCAATTTACTTTGGCTGTCGTCAACAAATTAGAATGCACAAGTATTTTCTGCACGTCAGTAAAAAACAATGCCTACTACGCTTGAAAATCCGAAATTAACCTTACCACAATGAGGAAAAAGAAAACTATGATTTTATAAAGACTAACTAGTTCGCACCTCAGGGGCCATCCAGTATGGTGTTCCTTTCAGTGAAAGATTTGGAGCTGCAGTGCTCAACTGAAAAGAAGAAACAGTCAAGCAAATTAATTACAAAAGTAGCACCATGGCAAATAAGGAAAACCTGAAAGAGCGGGTCCAATAGAAAAATAAACGGTGTAATAGTAAATTCATTGCCTCTCAGGGTATGCACTAAAAATATAACTATAGAAATAAGGAATACCAAATTTAATGTCATGTCAAACTAGTTCAAAATAATAACCAATGGTCCAATCCAACTAAGAAATATTGAAATGTTTTACCAAGTACTCATATCAAATGTCAAAATTACGATTAACAGCTTATGGCACACATAATGCTCAGGTGGTCATAATGCGACGTAAAATTAAAGATAGGCAAATGTTCATCTGTGTCTAATCCTTCTCAAAGTGACTACTGAGTACTTACGTGCCGACGAGACATTAAAGTGACTACTGAGTACTTATGTGCAAAGTGCCAGTGCTGTCAAAAATTATAAGCCAAGACGCAAAGTGGAACTCACATGCTTAGCCATTCCAAAGTCTGCCAATTTAACCACGCCGTTGACATCAACAAGCAAATTTGCTCCTTTAATGTCCCTGCAAAAGTATAATAATTTTATCTACATCCATCATCCATGTGTCATTTTAGCCAACCAATACTTGCTAACAGACAATAGTGGAATCAGAATCAGCCCTTGAGATGTGGATAGAGCTGTACAAGAAGCTCAAGAAAACAAAATGAACTGAATGCAGAATAAAGTTGGAAGGGAAAATTAGGACCAAGCAATCTGACAAATGGTACTGTATGAGGGAAAAACAAGAGATAATGCAAAAAACTGAACAAAGGTTAGGTTCAGAAAGTTAGGAAAGAGCCAATGGCGAACAATTATCAGATAAAaaacaaataatgaaaaagaaaaatTACCTATGCATAATTTTTTGGCTATGTAGGAAAGCAAGACCGTTAAGGATATGGCGAGTGAAATTGCGGACAACTGATTCTGTCATTGCACCACAATGTTGACTAATGTACTTATTAATTGAACCCGGATGAACATATTCCAGGTATATGTAGAATCTATCTTCAGTCTGCAAGGTGCCCCATATCACCGTTAATAGCAAAATTATATAGCACTGTTAATTCCCTCGGTGTGGGCAAGTAGAACTTACAGTTTCACTGCCGTAGTACTGCACTATGTTTTCATGCTTAAATTGGCTAAGGAATTTAATTTCCTGAAACAAAGGTGATGAGCAATCAGACGAAGTGCATAATTGCATGATCCTTAGATAGCGTAAAAAAATAGTAGTATACAGTTATTGCCCAACCAAGTTCCAGAAAAATGAAACAAGTATTGTCAGAGTTTTACATATACTTAAGAAGTATTGTATAGTGGTAAAAGGAAGGCAAACCAAATGTGAGCATAAGCAAAAATATGCTTCTTAATCctcaacaagaaaagagaacattaGACAATCACATTGAACAAGACTAATGATCTCCATACGCAGAAATAAGCAACATCAAAACAAGTATGGCCGAACCTGTTCCAATTGCTTCAGAGACTCAACTGATTTTGCGTCATCAGGAATTATGTTAACCTCTTTCATGGCACAAAGAGCTCCGGTGTGCCTGTATGTTGGTGTGACGGTATGTTCAAAATTTAGAGAAGCGATTACTACAATAAAAATGAAATATAACATACCTATTGGTAGCTTCATATACACAGCCATATGTGCCACTGCCGATGAGCTTCCTTTTTTGCCACTGACCAGCCATTGAGGGCGTCTCAACTTTTGGAACTGACGGGTGGCCAAAATTTGTTTGCTTTGGGCTCATTGAAACAGGAGGAAGAGGTAATGGGTGAAGATTGGCACTCGGATTGCCCTCAGGACGAGAAGTGTGGTTCTCTGGGAACAAGTTTGTATGCATTGGTGATGGAGGTGCACTTGGGTATCTTGATCTACGAGCAGGACTTCTCAAAGGACTAGAGCGAGGAGATCGCTCCTGGCCACCCACAAATTTTTCAGGTGAGGTGGAAGGGGGTGAAGATCCTGATTGATCTGAAGACCATGGTGATGGTGCTGACAATATATTGCTACCTTGGATGGATATTGCAGCAGATGAGAAGTCTACATTACTCAACCTTCGAGGGCTCTGTACAGGACTTGAAAACCCGCTGCTCGGGGCACTTTTAGCAGGAATATTCAACCTAAAGTTCAAAGTTTCAGTTGGGCCATCCTGGAACTTCTCTTTATATGTCTTTCTCCGTTGGCCACAGGTGGCCCCATGTGTGCCAGCTGACTGTAAGTCATTGTGCTCGTGAATCTTTTGAACAGTTTGGTGGGGCATAAATCTATCACCAGAGACATTGACAACATCAGAAAGATGGTCAGATATGGAGTTAATCTGATCAGTGTGGCATGACACAGTTTTTTTTTTTAATAATCACGTTCATGTAGAATCTTCTTTACTAGCAGCTTCATGGAAGTTAATCAAAGCAAATTACACTTCACTGACTTCAGTACTGAAACAATCTCAGTCACTCATCAGTTAAAATCACAATCTGAGCCAGCCTTTTTTTCATCTCAAGAACTAATAAACTGGCAAGTAGCTTAACCAAGCATCATCAAGTACAAATGTTATGGGGTATCATAGCACCAAACAGCAAATTGTCTCAACTCGTTCTGGGGGTCCAAAACCACAATAACtcttcgtgacatatcaaccaaatTTGCTAAGGTGCTATGATCTCCTAGTCATAAGCTAATAAGTTCACAGAAAACCTACAACCCTCTTGGTAGAATGCAACCTAAAAAGCACGGACACGGCAGGAATTGCCGATTGGCCGTGTCGACACGGCGGGATACGGCTGGATACGCGTATCCCCCAGTATCCCCTGATTTTCgattaaaaagaaagaaaaaaggccaGGGACACGGCAGGACACGTACGTGACACGGACGGGATACGGCCCGGCCCAAAAACAGCCCAGAAACAGCCATGGCCCAAAACGAAACCCTATTTTTGCAGGATCGCACGCAGCTCTCCACGTAACGAGGTGGGGCTCCCAGGTCCCAGTCTCTTGTTCTCAAAAATAAAAAAGGTCCCAGTCTCTTCTGGATCAAAGCCGCCACCTCCTGGAACGAAGCCGCCGCTGCCTGGATTCGCCGCGGCCACGGCCGCCGGCGACGCTTGGATTCGACCGGCCACCACTACCCCCACACCAGGAGCCAGCAGCCTCTTCTCCTGACGGCAGGTAACCCTCCCCAATCCCTGAACTAGCAGCCTCTCCTCCACTTCTTGATCTGTTTTATTCAGATTTGATCTTCCATTAAGCTGCTGGATGTTGTGCTTGGCTGCTTGCTAGCTGCTGCTCTTTGAATGCCTGTAGATTGTAGTAGTAGTGTTGCTGCTGTTGCTTGCTACTCATGTCATGTTTGCTAGTTCAATGCTTGTGCTGCTGTTGATCATGAATGATGAATGCTTGCTGTTTGTACTGCTTGCTGTTAGGTTAGGTAGAGCATGGCATCTGGGAGTGGCACAGCCGGTAGCCAATCGTCTGTGGGTGAGAGTGAAGGTCAGTCTGGTCCTGGTGCTGTAGATCCCCGAATGGGGCAGTATCTCTATTCTAATCTTTTTCTCCTTTATTTTCTGTATTAACTCTATATTACATggcatatttttattttattttatatatgcTCACCGTATCCCCGAATGGCTGTTTTTGGAAAATGCCGTATCCCGTATCCCCGTATGCGTATCCCCGACTTTCCGTCCCCGTGTCTGTGCTTTTTAGAATGCAACTATGCAGCAATGTATGTCTGAAGCCCTAATCCAAGCTAATTTCAGATCGTCAACATGGTTAGACTATAGCAAAGGCCATCTTCCCTGGTCTCTCAATCCCTGGCCATCTTATTGTTCACCTAAACTGTTCTCACCAACCTCACAGCATTCTGCCCTACAAAGTGGTCAAAATGCTACTAGTGTGGCAGTTTTAGTATATAGTGTCATGTGTCATGCCTTCTTATATGCCCATATTGTTGGTAACCCCAACCTCATTCAGATACCACTGCCAGTGACCTACTACTTGTTAACTGCCAGTGACCTCGTTGCTAGCAACCTAATCGCTTAAGTATTAAAACAGAACTAACAAGGTTACGCTGTTTATACGAACTTGAACAGCAAAGGAAGGAAGCTTGAAGCATCTAATAAA
This window of the Triticum aestivum cultivar Chinese Spring chromosome 5D, IWGSC CS RefSeq v2.1, whole genome shotgun sequence genome carries:
- the LOC123122934 gene encoding mitogen-activated protein kinase kinase kinase 5 (The sequence of the model RefSeq protein was modified relative to this genomic sequence to represent the inferred CDS: added 39 bases not found in genome assembly), with the protein product MPWWKRSAHRPSSSSASTPASPARASTSRIPRHGGAGDPDHQPRLTRQHRLRHVDDIEVGGSALRLDDSHAAPPSSSYPARRDAVWSGLATASSTPISRSPSNMMEAAPARSSSTPMLLPRPLPLPHQDDSPCRGPGRPLPSPRMFDGDCNGSAEFLGAAGTGGERPSTFPRFMPHQTVQKIHEHNDLQSAGTHGATCGQRRKTYKEKFQDGPTETLNFRLNIPAKSAPSSGFSSPVQSPRRLSNVDFSSAAISIQGSNILSAPSPWSSDQSGSSPPSTSPEKFVGGQERSPRSSPLRSPARRSRYPSAPPSPMHTNLFPENHTSRPEGNPSANLHPLPLPPVSMSPKQTNFGHPSVPKVETPSMAGQWQKRKLIGSGTYGCVYEATNRHTGALCAMKEVNIIPDDAKSVESLKQLEQEIKFLSQFKHENIVQYYGSETTEDRFYIYLEYVHPGSINKYISQHCGAMTESVVRNFTRHILNGLAFLHSQKIMHRDIKGANLLVDVNGVVKLADFGMAKHLSTAAPNLSLKGTPYWMAPEVVQATLVKDVGYDLAVDIWSLGCTIIEMFTGKPPWSGLEGPAAMFKVLNKDPPIPDNLSSDGKDFLKGCFKRIPSERPTASKLLEHPFIQNSNHFSQHVSVHSPAGNKSPDAGHCSREKKSWKTEPCVRGKQTNTNGETSSSRCSGSLGHRLMAPTSLDTHSLSPPPTSYKSSSGSSAHNTPNGMHFSIAYPQPSPLPRPNGKESLNMFSY